The sequence below is a genomic window from Hymenobacter psoromatis.
TAAGTCACTACCCTGAGCGTACTGCACGGCCATTTTGTCAAACGCCTGGCCTTCCACCTGGCTCACTTGCTGGGCCGCCTGCAAACTGGTGTAATTACCCTGTTTTAGCCCCTCTGACGTGTTCAATTGCTTTTGGAGCACTCTGACCTGCTCCGCGGCGGCCGTGTTCGCCTGAGCCAGCTTGGCCACCTCGACGAGTTGTGCTCGGGCGGCCTCCGCTTGGTGAGCTAGCTCGGCGTTAATCCGCAATTCCTCACCGGCTTTCCACTCAGCGTGCTTCCACGGCGCGGTCGGGGGGTCGCTGAGCTCAATGGCCGGTGCTGGCGCGCTAGGCTTACTCAGCTCCGCCACGCGCTGCACATGCTGGGTTTCTAGTCCGTACAGGCGCTGTATGGGGTCGTGCTTGGCCTGGCTGTGCTCAATACCGCGTTCTAGGCCATGCGAGGCCATTGCCTGGGCGTATTCGGTTTGCAGCTGCCGCAAGCTGGCCGGGTTGAACAGCTTATCAGCCGAAAGGGTGTTCGTCTCGGTGATGGGAGCCAGCACGGCATGAATGTGCGGGGTCTTCTCGTCCTGGTGCAGGGTGAACGATACGATGTTCTTGGCCCCGAACTTTTCTTGTAAAAATCTAAGATTGTCCCCTGCCCACTTGCTTTTAGAATAGTCCACCGCACGCCCGTCCTGACCTCGGATAAATCCCTCCGGGCTGCCAGTCAGGATTACTTCCATTCCCCGCACCGAGTCCGACCGGATGCGCTTCACCCCAGCCTCCTGGATGCGCGCTTCGAGCAGGCTCCAGTAGTCCTCTTGCGCATGGTTGACATACTCCCGGTTCGGGTGCGGGGCCTGCGGGTCGGCGTTGGCTATGGCGTGGGGGTGCTGCGCTTGGCGGTAGTTGTGGCCAGTGGCCGCGACCGCGTGAGCCTGGGTTTTGATTTTGGCAACTCGAAGGACAGCGTAAGGCATGGGGCAGTGGGGAAGGGACTAGGCAGGCGGCTTAGCACCATGCCTTTTTTACCTCGGGGGGGCAGGGGGCAGAGCCCCCAGTAGAACGAGCTACCCCGTAGGGACCACGGTTTGAAATGAGGCAAGGGGTGCGAAGCAGACCCCTTGCCTCATTTCAAACCATAGTGGGTTATGGCTTTGTTTTTCTAGGCTCGGTTAAGGTATGGATTTTTACCCTACCTTCGCCCTGCTCGCCCGAAGCGGACTTGGTTGGTAGAGGTATCACCCAGGAAGGAATACGGCAGCTGCTATAAACGCCTGGAGCTTGGTCGATGTGTTGAAGGTTCGCCCTCTACTCGGCCAAGCTTTTTGTTTTCACCCTTTGCTTACTGCCTAATGGACTCCTTTTCAGTTAGAGGTTTTAATGGATTTCTAGAAGTAGAAATTGATAAGATTTTTGGTTTTCCTGACCAGACTAGCCACTTTGGAGGATATGACACTGAGTCCAGAGTAAAAGTGGAGAGCAACGGGTTCTCTGTAGATAGTAAACTATGGCTTTCTACCGGAGAGGTGTTTGACTTGTACAACTCATTAAGAGAAGCTCATGAAAAGTTAAATGGCTCAGCAAAATTTGAATCAAGTGAAAGGAATCTATCATTCGCAATCAATTATGAGTTATTAGGCCGTGTCTCAATACAAGGAGAGTTCAGAGATAACAAACTAGAAGACAATTTTTTAAGGTTTGAAATATCTAGTGACCAAAGCTATTTAAACAGAACTTTGGTAGAGCTAACCCAATTCG
It includes:
- the mobV gene encoding MobV family relaxase, whose amino-acid sequence is MPYAVLRVAKIKTQAHAVAATGHNYRQAQHPHAIANADPQAPHPNREYVNHAQEDYWSLLEARIQEAGVKRIRSDSVRGMEVILTGSPEGFIRGQDGRAVDYSKSKWAGDNLRFLQEKFGAKNIVSFTLHQDEKTPHIHAVLAPITETNTLSADKLFNPASLRQLQTEYAQAMASHGLERGIEHSQAKHDPIQRLYGLETQHVQRVAELSKPSAPAPAIELSDPPTAPWKHAEWKAGEELRINAELAHQAEAARAQLVEVAKLAQANTAAAEQVRVLQKQLNTSEGLKQGNYTSLQAAQQVSQVEGQAFDKMAVQYAQGSDLPVLRQLGQEIREETRQALVQTIEQTLTQPVKDAADFVAKLKAAGYEGQAREPGKVILTHEQTGATFPISELRPNGQALEAQLTAAVERTAQQAKDQAQDRGQSRGRGIGR